Proteins encoded within one genomic window of Flavobacterium gilvum:
- a CDS encoding MDR family MFS transporter, producing the protein MVQNQEDDLVEYGINRVIITITCIMCALLEIVDTTIVNVALNNMKGSLGATLTDVAWVITAYAIANVIVIPMTSWLSQQFGRRNYFATSIVVFTVASFLCGNATNIWELVAFRFIQGLGGGALLVTAQTIITESYPVAKRGMAQAIYGMGVIVGPTLGPPLGGYIVDNFSWPFIFYINIPIGIIATLLTIGYVKSPKYGHKLKANQVDWWGIILLATFIGSLQFVLEHGQQDDWFNDNMIVSLSVISFFGLILFIWRELVYKHPIVNLKVLKDSNLRIGTVMSFIMGFGLFGSTFIIPIYTQSVLGWTATDAGLLLIPSSITTGIMMPFIGKMIQRGVPQTYMAAGGFLVFFLFTWFMHGLMTPDTGVEHFFWPLILRGVGLGLLFVPITTLSLSTLKGKHIGEGAAFTGMMRQLGGSFGIAIITTYISRLNQEHRVNLIQYLDQSSFKVQQMVHQLQMGFMSKGYAANEALSKAYKVMEMKVMLQSTVLSYMDIFMYLGILFLFCIPFILMIKKGKNKIDPADAMH; encoded by the coding sequence ATGGTACAAAACCAAGAAGACGATTTAGTAGAATACGGCATTAACAGGGTCATCATTACGATAACCTGTATAATGTGTGCATTGCTCGAAATTGTAGATACTACGATTGTAAACGTAGCCCTAAATAACATGAAAGGTAGTCTTGGTGCTACCCTAACCGATGTTGCTTGGGTAATTACCGCTTATGCTATTGCCAATGTGATTGTAATCCCAATGACAAGTTGGCTATCGCAACAATTTGGACGTCGTAATTACTTTGCAACCTCCATTGTTGTTTTTACCGTGGCTTCCTTTCTATGTGGTAACGCTACCAATATTTGGGAACTTGTTGCATTCCGATTCATACAAGGTTTGGGCGGAGGAGCTTTATTGGTGACGGCGCAAACCATCATTACAGAAAGTTATCCAGTTGCCAAAAGAGGAATGGCGCAAGCTATTTACGGAATGGGAGTTATTGTTGGGCCAACACTCGGACCACCATTAGGAGGTTATATAGTTGACAACTTTTCATGGCCTTTCATTTTTTACATCAATATTCCTATCGGAATTATTGCCACTTTACTAACCATTGGTTACGTAAAAAGTCCAAAATACGGACACAAACTAAAAGCAAACCAAGTCGATTGGTGGGGAATTATTTTATTGGCAACCTTCATAGGTTCCCTTCAATTTGTCTTGGAACACGGACAACAGGACGATTGGTTCAATGATAATATGATTGTAAGCCTAAGTGTGATTTCATTCTTCGGGTTAATCCTCTTTATATGGCGAGAACTTGTATATAAACACCCAATCGTAAATTTAAAAGTATTAAAGGACTCCAACCTTAGAATTGGAACCGTTATGTCATTCATTATGGGATTCGGGTTATTTGGATCGACCTTTATCATTCCTATATACACCCAATCTGTATTGGGATGGACAGCAACCGATGCCGGATTGTTACTTATTCCGAGTTCCATAACAACAGGAATCATGATGCCATTTATCGGAAAAATGATTCAGCGAGGCGTTCCCCAAACCTATATGGCCGCAGGAGGATTCCTAGTGTTTTTCCTGTTTACCTGGTTTATGCATGGACTCATGACGCCAGACACCGGAGTTGAACACTTTTTCTGGCCATTAATCCTTAGAGGTGTTGGTCTCGGACTGTTATTTGTACCTATTACCACGTTGTCACTTTCCACTCTGAAAGGAAAACACATTGGAGAAGGAGCGGCTTTTACCGGAATGATGAGACAATTGGGAGGTTCATTTGGTATTGCGATTATCACCACATATATCTCAAGACTCAATCAAGAACACCGTGTAAATTTGATTCAATATCTTGACCAAAGTTCATTCAAAGTACAACAAATGGTGCACCAATTACAAATGGGTTTTATGTCAAAAGGATATGCCGCCAACGAAGCCTTGTCCAAAGCTTATAAAGTAATGGAAATGAAAGTAATGCTACAAAGCACCGTTCTGTCTTATATGGATATTTTCATGTATCTCGGAATCCTATTCCTATTCTGTATTCCTTTTATCCTAATGATCAAAAAAGGAAAAAACAAAATAGATCCAGCAGACGCAATGCACTAA
- the yaaA gene encoding peroxide stress protein YaaA gives MKIVLSPAKSLNFEQELPTTQYTASSFLKESRVVHKVLKQQSPKNLSELMSISDKLADLNWKRNQDWKTPFTPENARPAVYAFDGDVYTGLDAYSISMEKLELLQSRLRILSGLYGYLKPLDLIQPYRLEMGTKLPIGESKNLYDFWKKTITNSLNKELKKGELFINLASNEYFSAVDTKALKVPVITPEFKDYKDGKLKMISFFAKKARGLMVRYIIDTNAETIDDLKGFDYEGYQFDANLSKGNNLVFTR, from the coding sequence ATGAAAATTGTACTCTCTCCAGCCAAATCGCTAAACTTCGAACAGGAATTACCGACGACTCAATATACAGCTTCTTCTTTTCTTAAAGAATCTAGAGTGGTTCATAAAGTTTTGAAACAGCAATCTCCAAAAAACTTATCGGAATTGATGTCGATTTCGGATAAACTTGCCGATTTGAACTGGAAACGCAACCAGGATTGGAAAACGCCTTTCACTCCCGAAAATGCACGTCCAGCTGTTTATGCTTTTGATGGTGATGTCTATACCGGACTGGATGCTTACTCGATTTCTATGGAAAAATTGGAGTTGCTGCAAAGCAGATTAAGAATTTTGTCTGGACTTTATGGATATTTGAAACCGTTGGATTTGATTCAGCCCTACCGACTAGAAATGGGAACAAAATTGCCCATTGGCGAAAGCAAAAATTTATATGATTTTTGGAAAAAGACCATTACTAATTCTTTGAACAAAGAATTAAAAAAAGGGGAGTTGTTTATCAATCTCGCAAGCAATGAATATTTCTCGGCTGTGGATACCAAGGCTTTGAAGGTTCCAGTGATTACTCCGGAATTTAAAGATTACAAAGACGGTAAACTGAAAATGATTAGTTTTTTTGCCAAAAAGGCGAGGGGATTGATGGTACGTTATATTATTGACACTAATGCCGAAACGATTGATGATTTAAAAGGCTTTGACTACGAAGGTTATCAGTTTGACGCTAATTTGTCGAAAGGGAATAATTTGGTTTTTACGCGGTAA
- a CDS encoding amidohydrolase family protein: MKIFFTFLLSILFQVGFSQSAETYFEKIRNNEAELTAFFSQMPKGGDLHHHYSGSIYAEPLLAYAIAKDFYLNTKTMTVSQKKQPGAEWVLFSTFQKNGELDIYKQKIMHQWSVKDYNNVDYPSDKLFFDSFMKFEPATKGNFEAGLLELKIRAIKENVSYIETQLSTIPCDIQTDDLTASNSYLRKLAASKNEKAVMHSLDSLYAIFIQKDAKKYATDFNTNFVAKMHAALKIDDSQFTMRYQNFVLRFMEPVDIFKNLMVAFISADSSPLIAGVNIVSPEDGETSMKDYWLHMVMFKYCHSRFPKVKYTIHAGELTLGLVPPEELSWHINAAVYIAGANRIGHGVDMAYEEKSYDLMRYMAKNNIPIEINLVSNEFILKVKENRHPILLYTKFGVPIVISTDDAGILRTNMTEQYVLLAKRYSTISYADIKQFVYNSINYSFIQDTKVKKQLVQDLDKRFKIFEANFAN, translated from the coding sequence ATGAAGATATTTTTCACCTTTCTTCTTTCTATCTTGTTTCAAGTGGGATTTTCACAATCAGCAGAAACCTATTTTGAAAAAATCAGAAACAATGAAGCCGAACTTACGGCTTTCTTTTCCCAAATGCCCAAAGGCGGAGATTTACACCATCATTATTCCGGTTCAATTTATGCAGAACCATTATTAGCCTACGCCATTGCCAAAGATTTTTACCTGAATACCAAAACCATGACCGTTAGCCAGAAAAAACAACCAGGAGCAGAATGGGTATTATTTTCAACCTTCCAAAAAAATGGAGAATTAGACATTTACAAACAAAAAATAATGCACCAATGGTCTGTCAAAGACTACAACAATGTGGATTACCCTTCGGATAAATTATTTTTTGATTCCTTCATGAAATTTGAACCTGCGACAAAAGGCAATTTTGAAGCCGGTTTATTGGAACTAAAAATCAGAGCCATCAAAGAAAACGTAAGCTACATTGAAACCCAATTATCAACCATTCCTTGTGACATACAAACAGATGATTTAACGGCATCCAACTCCTATTTAAGAAAATTGGCGGCAAGCAAAAACGAAAAAGCCGTAATGCATTCTTTGGATTCCTTGTATGCCATTTTCATCCAAAAAGACGCCAAAAAATATGCTACCGATTTCAACACCAACTTTGTTGCCAAAATGCACGCAGCACTCAAAATAGACGACAGCCAATTTACGATGCGCTATCAAAATTTTGTTTTGCGCTTCATGGAACCTGTGGATATATTCAAAAATTTGATGGTTGCCTTTATCTCCGCAGACAGCAGTCCGCTGATAGCGGGAGTAAACATCGTTTCTCCCGAAGATGGCGAAACTTCAATGAAAGATTATTGGCTACACATGGTCATGTTCAAATACTGCCACAGTCGTTTTCCAAAAGTAAAATACACCATTCATGCCGGCGAGCTCACACTTGGATTGGTTCCGCCAGAAGAGTTGAGTTGGCATATTAATGCGGCTGTTTATATCGCTGGTGCAAACAGAATTGGTCACGGAGTCGATATGGCTTATGAAGAAAAAAGCTATGATTTAATGCGCTATATGGCAAAGAACAACATTCCAATCGAGATAAATTTGGTCAGTAACGAATTCATTTTGAAAGTAAAAGAAAACCGTCACCCTATTTTATTATACACTAAATTCGGTGTTCCAATTGTCATAAGCACTGATGATGCGGGAATTTTACGAACTAATATGACCGAACAATATGTTTTATTGGCCAAAAGATATTCTACCATTTCCTATGCCGATATTAAACAATTTGTGTACAACAGCATCAACTATAGTTTTATTCAGGACACTAAAGTAAAAAAACAATTAGTTCAGGATTTAGACAAACGATTTAAAATTTTTGAAGCTAATTTTGCGAATTAG
- a CDS encoding ATP-binding cassette domain-containing protein has translation MKHWDILLSNQVDKKTFIDTLLSGKIEGELAIFNTLKGILYSDISIQKLIEEEFIHETMEATSEFNRNLRTFSSGERKKEFLKYCLKKNPDYIILDNPMDHLDHNSRIELIKEIEGISHSVLIIQLVNRKIDLLSFISNKAFIEDNSFEMKSINILDNISLENKDSKLPIHSEIFEESVLVQMNSVFVNYDERPIIAPLSWTIKQGEFWHLVGPNGSGKTTLLSLISGENPKGYGQDLILFGRKKGSGESVWDIKKKIGFFNTAMTDLFNKGNKNFSVEDMILSGFFDSIGLYIQPTTLHRKIAEQWLEAIGMTHLKKKIFNRLSIGQQRVVLIARAAIKHPPLLILDEPLEGLDDQNVALVTQLINLIKKETNISILFVSHRMEPNISPDSILELHPSPTGSKGVVHLLKKLATD, from the coding sequence ATGAAACATTGGGACATTCTTTTATCCAATCAAGTTGACAAAAAAACGTTTATAGATACTTTATTATCAGGAAAAATTGAGGGAGAATTAGCGATTTTCAATACTCTGAAAGGAATCTTGTATTCAGATATTTCGATTCAAAAACTAATCGAAGAAGAATTCATCCACGAAACCATGGAAGCTACTTCTGAATTCAACCGAAACCTTCGCACTTTTTCATCCGGAGAGCGGAAAAAAGAATTCTTGAAGTATTGCCTCAAAAAAAATCCCGATTACATCATTCTGGACAACCCTATGGATCATCTCGACCATAATTCCCGAATTGAATTAATTAAGGAAATCGAAGGCATTTCCCACTCGGTTCTTATCATTCAATTGGTTAATAGAAAAATTGATTTACTTTCTTTTATTTCAAACAAAGCTTTTATCGAAGACAATTCATTTGAAATGAAATCCATAAATATTTTGGATAATATTTCTCTTGAAAACAAGGACAGCAAACTCCCCATTCACAGCGAAATTTTCGAAGAAAGTGTTCTTGTTCAAATGAATTCTGTATTCGTAAACTATGACGAAAGACCCATTATCGCTCCACTTTCCTGGACGATAAAACAAGGCGAGTTTTGGCACTTAGTCGGGCCAAATGGTTCTGGAAAAACGACTTTATTATCCCTTATTTCGGGCGAAAACCCAAAAGGTTACGGACAGGATTTAATACTTTTTGGCAGAAAAAAAGGAAGCGGAGAAAGTGTTTGGGATATCAAAAAAAAGATTGGCTTTTTCAATACTGCCATGACCGATTTATTCAATAAAGGCAATAAAAATTTCAGTGTGGAAGATATGATTCTTTCAGGTTTCTTTGATTCTATCGGATTGTACATTCAGCCCACGACTTTACACCGAAAAATTGCCGAACAATGGCTCGAAGCAATTGGAATGACACATCTGAAAAAGAAAATTTTCAATCGTCTTTCGATAGGACAACAGCGAGTTGTCTTAATAGCCCGAGCGGCTATAAAACATCCTCCTCTATTGATTCTGGATGAACCTCTTGAAGGTCTTGATGACCAAAATGTGGCTTTGGTAACCCAACTCATCAATTTGATAAAAAAAGAAACAAACATATCTATCTTGTTCGTTTCCCACCGAATGGAACCTAATATTTCACCGGATTCTATTTTGGAATTACACCCAAGTCCAACGGGTTCTAAGGGAGTTGTACATCTACTAAAGAAATTAGCCACAGATTAA
- a CDS encoding RluA family pseudouridine synthase: MNNNNDPIEELDEELFEHYRFEVPKGQAILRIDKYLMSLIPNATRNKIQNAASDGNIYVNDATVKSNYKVKPFDVVQIMLSHPPFENRVDPEDIPLEIVYEDDALLLINKPPGLVVHPGHGNYTGTLVNALAFHFENLPMNSSERPGLVHRIDKDTSGLLVIAKTEAAMTHLAKQFEAKTTEREYVALVWGNVANDSGTIEGNLARHLKDRMQMAVFADPEIGKPAITHYKVLERFGYVTLVSCKLETGRTHQIRAHMKHIGHPLFNDERYGGHLILKGTTFTKYKQFIENCFKVLPRQALHAKTLGFEHPNTGEMMRFDTELPQDFKDCIEKWRGYAKSHHAEED; the protein is encoded by the coding sequence ATGAACAATAATAATGATCCAATTGAGGAATTAGACGAAGAGTTATTTGAGCATTATCGGTTTGAGGTTCCGAAAGGACAAGCCATTTTGCGAATTGACAAATACCTGATGAGCCTTATTCCAAATGCTACAAGGAATAAAATACAAAACGCCGCCAGCGACGGGAATATTTATGTGAACGACGCGACGGTAAAGTCCAATTATAAAGTAAAACCCTTTGATGTGGTACAGATAATGTTATCGCATCCGCCTTTTGAAAACAGGGTAGATCCAGAGGATATTCCGTTGGAAATCGTATATGAGGATGATGCACTTTTGCTTATCAACAAACCGCCAGGATTGGTGGTGCATCCCGGTCATGGGAATTACACAGGGACTTTGGTGAATGCTTTGGCCTTTCATTTTGAGAATTTGCCAATGAACAGCAGCGAGCGTCCCGGGTTGGTTCACCGAATCGACAAGGATACTTCTGGATTATTGGTTATTGCCAAAACGGAAGCTGCAATGACGCATTTGGCCAAACAATTTGAAGCCAAAACCACCGAAAGAGAATATGTTGCGCTGGTTTGGGGTAATGTTGCCAATGATTCCGGTACTATTGAGGGGAATTTGGCCCGACACCTGAAAGACCGTATGCAAATGGCCGTTTTTGCCGATCCCGAAATAGGAAAACCTGCCATCACCCATTATAAAGTTTTGGAGCGTTTTGGGTATGTGACTTTGGTTTCCTGCAAACTGGAAACGGGAAGAACACACCAGATTCGGGCGCACATGAAACATATTGGGCATCCGCTTTTTAATGATGAGCGTTACGGAGGTCACTTAATTTTGAAAGGAACTACGTTTACAAAATACAAACAGTTTATCGAAAATTGTTTCAAAGTTTTACCACGTCAGGCTTTGCACGCCAAAACACTTGGTTTTGAGCATCCAAATACCGGTGAAATGATGCGTTTTGATACTGAATTACCACAGGATTTTAAGGATTGTATCGAGAAATGGAGAGGCTATGCGAAATCGCATCACGCTGAGGAGGATTGA
- a CDS encoding PASTA domain-containing protein, which yields MSLKKYLTSRVFFGQVFIALAIIAVLGYLFMHWLTFTTDHGHEIAVPDLRKLTEEQVEDKLDELDLDYELLDSVDFRGDYPKFSVVEQDPMPGTMVKVGRKVYIKINSSGFSSVRIPDLIDKTYREAVPTLKALGLEPGTVTYIPNLGKDMVLEMRFKGRNLKVGDRVLKASKIDLVLGDGKESYQEETTDTTAVPTEEAPANEQ from the coding sequence ATGAGCTTAAAAAAGTATCTTACTAGTCGTGTGTTTTTTGGACAAGTGTTTATTGCGCTTGCAATTATTGCAGTTTTAGGTTATTTATTTATGCATTGGCTGACTTTTACGACCGACCATGGGCATGAGATAGCAGTTCCCGATTTGAGAAAACTGACTGAGGAACAAGTGGAGGATAAGCTGGATGAATTGGATTTGGATTATGAGTTGTTGGACAGTGTGGATTTTAGGGGAGATTATCCAAAATTCAGTGTGGTGGAGCAGGATCCTATGCCGGGAACTATGGTAAAAGTAGGCAGAAAAGTATATATAAAAATAAATTCGTCTGGGTTTTCGTCTGTTCGAATTCCGGATTTGATTGACAAAACGTATCGTGAGGCAGTGCCAACGTTAAAAGCATTGGGTCTTGAACCGGGAACTGTTACGTATATTCCGAATTTAGGGAAAGACATGGTTTTGGAGATGCGTTTTAAAGGCCGTAATTTAAAAGTAGGTGACAGGGTTTTGAAAGCCTCTAAAATTGATTTGGTTTTGGGAGACGGGAAAGAGAGTTATCAGGAAGAAACGACGGACACTACAGCTGTTCCAACAGAAGAAGCGCCAGCAAATGAACAATAA
- a CDS encoding D-alanine--D-alanine ligase: MKNIAIIMGGYSSEYKISLISGNVVYQFLDKTKYKGYRIHIFKEKWVYVDDNNAEFPIDKNDFSTTVNGTKITFDCVFNAIHGTPGEDGLMQAYFELLNIPQSSCDYYQAALTFNKRDLLSVLKPYGIKTATSYYLNKGDKIDTSEIVKKVGLPCFVKPNKSGSSFGISKVKTEAELPIAIEVAYKEDNEIIIESFLDGTEVSVGVINYQGEIKVLPITEIVSENDFFDYEAKYEGKSQEITPARISDEMTQKVSQAAKRAYEVLKMKGFSRSEFIFVNGEPHMLEMNTIPGLTTESLIPQQAKAAGISLTDLFTNAIELAVK; this comes from the coding sequence ATGAAAAACATTGCCATCATTATGGGCGGCTATTCCAGCGAATACAAGATCTCTCTCATCAGCGGAAACGTAGTTTACCAATTTCTTGACAAAACAAAATACAAAGGCTACAGAATCCATATTTTCAAAGAAAAATGGGTATATGTAGACGACAACAACGCCGAATTCCCGATAGACAAAAATGATTTTTCAACAACTGTAAACGGAACCAAAATCACTTTTGACTGCGTGTTCAACGCCATTCACGGAACTCCGGGCGAAGACGGATTAATGCAGGCCTATTTCGAGTTATTGAATATTCCGCAATCTTCTTGCGACTATTATCAAGCGGCACTTACTTTCAACAAACGTGATTTATTGTCAGTTTTAAAACCATACGGAATCAAAACGGCAACTTCCTATTATTTGAACAAAGGAGATAAAATCGATACCTCCGAAATCGTAAAAAAAGTTGGCTTGCCTTGCTTTGTAAAACCCAACAAATCGGGTTCCAGTTTTGGAATTTCAAAAGTAAAAACCGAAGCCGAATTGCCAATCGCCATTGAAGTCGCTTACAAAGAAGACAACGAAATCATCATCGAAAGTTTTCTTGATGGAACCGAAGTTTCTGTTGGCGTAATTAATTACCAAGGAGAAATAAAAGTGTTGCCGATTACTGAAATAGTTTCTGAAAATGATTTCTTTGATTATGAAGCGAAATATGAGGGGAAATCACAAGAAATAACCCCAGCAAGAATCTCCGATGAAATGACCCAAAAAGTGAGTCAGGCCGCAAAACGCGCTTATGAAGTATTGAAAATGAAAGGTTTCTCCCGTAGCGAATTCATCTTTGTAAACGGAGAACCTCATATGCTCGAAATGAACACCATTCCAGGATTGACAACAGAAAGTTTGATTCCGCAACAAGCCAAAGCAGCCGGAATTTCTTTGACTGATTTGTTTACCAATGCAATTGAGTTGGCGGTTAAGTAA
- a CDS encoding TMEM175 family protein: MNKTRLEAFSDGVLAIIITIMVLEIKAPEDDSFESLQHLIPVFLSYVLSFIYVGIYWNNHHHMLQVVKKVNGSILWGNLFLLFWLSLIPFATSWIGEHHFSAVPMSIYGFVLLMCAIAYNILQYRIICLEGKDSILHRAVEKDLKGKISVVCYILAIPLAFVSPWISGLLYIAVALLWIIPDSRIEKQLN; this comes from the coding sequence ATGAACAAAACCAGACTCGAAGCCTTTAGCGATGGTGTATTAGCCATTATCATCACCATCATGGTGCTGGAAATAAAAGCGCCAGAAGACGATAGTTTTGAATCCTTACAGCATTTAATTCCGGTTTTCTTGAGTTATGTTTTGAGTTTTATTTACGTAGGCATTTATTGGAACAACCACCATCATATGCTTCAAGTAGTCAAAAAGGTGAATGGTTCTATTTTATGGGGAAATCTCTTTTTGCTTTTTTGGTTGTCTTTGATTCCCTTTGCCACAAGTTGGATTGGAGAACATCATTTTTCGGCAGTTCCCATGAGCATCTATGGTTTTGTGCTGCTGATGTGTGCTATTGCTTATAATATTCTTCAATACCGAATTATATGTCTGGAAGGAAAAGATTCGATTTTGCACCGCGCTGTAGAAAAAGATCTGAAGGGCAAAATATCTGTAGTATGTTATATTCTAGCCATTCCACTTGCTTTTGTCTCCCCTTGGATTTCGGGTTTACTCTATATTGCCGTAGCGTTACTTTGGATAATTCCCGATTCAAGAATTGAAAAACAATTAAATTAA
- the coaD gene encoding pantetheine-phosphate adenylyltransferase, with product MNKAIFPGSFDPITLGHEDIIQRGIPLFDEIVIAIGVNAEKKYMFSLEERKHFIEETFKNEPKVSVITYEGLTIDLCKKINANFILRGLRNPADFEFEKAIAHTNRRLSKIETVFLLTAARTSYISSSIVRDVIRNHGEYEMLVPDAVRVKLDK from the coding sequence ATGAACAAAGCCATTTTCCCTGGATCATTCGATCCCATCACATTAGGTCACGAAGATATTATACAAAGAGGAATTCCTTTGTTTGACGAAATTGTAATTGCCATTGGCGTCAATGCCGAGAAAAAATATATGTTTTCCCTTGAAGAAAGAAAACACTTCATTGAGGAAACTTTCAAGAATGAACCAAAGGTTTCTGTGATTACATACGAAGGACTGACTATTGATTTATGCAAAAAAATTAATGCTAATTTCATCCTTCGTGGTCTACGAAATCCTGCCGATTTTGAATTCGAAAAAGCCATCGCCCACACCAACCGAAGATTATCCAAAATAGAAACTGTCTTTTTGTTGACCGCTGCGAGAACTTCATACATCAGTTCGAGCATCGTGAGAGACGTTATCCGTAATCATGGTGAATACGAAATGCTAGTTCCCGATGCGGTAAGGGTTAAATTGGATAAGTAG
- a CDS encoding PhnA domain-containing protein, with translation MSFERELNKRSGSQCELCAATENLKEYQVLPTQKGGLDESIYACVTCIDQIENPGHEDLNHWRSLNDSMWSEHIPVQVVAWRMLSRLRKNGWPQELLEQMYLDDETLAWAQATGEGEDDENKIIHRDVNGVILNHGDSVVLIKDLKVKGSSMVAKQGTAVRNIRLDHENDQYIEGKVDGQQIVIITQYVKKI, from the coding sequence ATGAGCTTCGAAAGAGAATTAAATAAACGCAGCGGTTCGCAATGTGAATTATGCGCTGCCACCGAAAACCTGAAAGAATACCAAGTATTGCCTACCCAAAAAGGCGGATTGGACGAAAGCATTTACGCCTGCGTAACCTGCATTGATCAAATTGAAAACCCGGGTCATGAAGACTTAAACCACTGGAGATCTTTGAACGACAGTATGTGGAGCGAACACATTCCGGTGCAGGTTGTGGCTTGGAGAATGTTGAGCCGTTTGCGCAAAAATGGCTGGCCACAGGAATTGTTGGAACAAATGTATCTTGACGACGAAACTTTGGCATGGGCGCAAGCCACAGGCGAAGGTGAAGACGATGAAAACAAAATCATACACCGTGATGTTAATGGCGTTATTTTAAATCATGGAGATTCAGTTGTACTAATCAAAGATTTGAAAGTAAAAGGTTCCAGTATGGTCGCCAAACAAGGAACTGCGGTAAGAAACATTCGACTAGACCACGAAAACGACCAATATATTGAAGGGAAAGTAGATGGTCAACAAATTGTGATAATAACACAATACGTTAAAAAAATATAA
- a CDS encoding DEAD/DEAH box helicase, which yields MNKKHHSNNIVLNLGIESLNEMQEVAQDVILNDNNVLLLSPTGSGKTLAFLLPIFEMLQPEILSVQCLILVPSRELGLQIEQVWKKMGTDYKVNVCYGGHSIETEIKNLSNPPAVLIGTPGRIADHIDRGTFRLDKIQTLILDEFDKSLQLGFHEQMSFIIGKLSKLNKRVLVSATSDIEIPKYTRVVNPTILDFIPSEEEQESNLTTKMVVSKEKDKLGSLFNLICSLKSQQAIVFCNHRDAAERISDTLNEKGIYSVYYHGGMDQEERERALIQFRNGSMSYLITTDLAARGLDIPEMKHVIHYHLPLKEDEFTHRNGRTARMQASGTAYVITHESEKKMDYLDYAMEVFNVENATTLPKPPEFQTIYISGGKKNKLNKIDIVGFFSQKGKLEKGDLGLIEVKDFISFAAVKFSKVKDLLHHVKHEKMKGKKFKIEVARKVIKKEEE from the coding sequence ATGAATAAAAAACACCACTCCAATAATATAGTATTGAATTTAGGTATCGAAAGCCTAAACGAAATGCAAGAAGTTGCACAAGATGTCATCCTAAATGACAATAACGTATTGCTTCTTTCCCCAACAGGTTCCGGAAAAACTTTGGCCTTTTTGTTGCCAATTTTCGAAATGCTACAGCCCGAAATTTTATCCGTTCAATGTTTGATTTTGGTTCCGTCACGGGAATTAGGATTGCAGATTGAACAAGTTTGGAAAAAAATGGGAACCGATTACAAAGTAAATGTGTGTTACGGCGGACATTCCATCGAAACCGAAATAAAAAATCTAAGTAATCCTCCAGCTGTTTTGATAGGAACTCCCGGTCGTATTGCAGATCATATCGACAGAGGTACTTTTCGATTGGACAAAATCCAGACTTTGATTTTGGATGAGTTTGACAAATCCCTGCAATTGGGTTTTCATGAGCAAATGTCTTTTATTATTGGAAAACTTTCTAAGTTGAACAAACGTGTTTTAGTTTCGGCAACATCCGATATAGAAATTCCAAAATATACCCGAGTGGTCAATCCTACTATTCTTGATTTTATCCCAAGCGAAGAAGAACAGGAAAGTAATTTGACCACCAAAATGGTTGTTTCCAAAGAAAAAGACAAATTGGGAAGTTTGTTTAATTTGATATGTTCGTTGAAATCACAGCAGGCAATTGTTTTTTGCAATCATCGAGATGCTGCAGAAAGAATAAGCGATACCCTCAATGAAAAAGGTATCTATAGTGTTTATTACCACGGAGGAATGGATCAGGAGGAAAGGGAACGCGCGCTGATTCAATTTCGTAACGGAAGTATGAGTTATTTAATCACCACAGATCTCGCTGCCCGCGGACTCGATATTCCCGAAATGAAACACGTAATCCATTATCATTTGCCTTTAAAAGAAGATGAGTTTACCCACAGGAATGGTCGTACGGCACGTATGCAGGCATCTGGAACTGCTTATGTGATCACACATGAAAGCGAGAAAAAAATGGATTATCTGGATTATGCCATGGAAGTTTTTAATGTGGAAAATGCAACCACATTGCCAAAACCGCCCGAATTTCAGACTATTTACATTAGTGGTGGAAAGAAAAACAAGTTGAATAAAATTGATATAGTAGGTTTCTTTTCCCAAAAAGGAAAATTGGAAAAAGGAGATTTAGGGCTTATTGAAGTGAAAGATTTCATCTCATTTGCCGCTGTAAAATTCAGTAAAGTAAAAGATTTGCTGCATCATGTCAAACATGAAAAAATGAAGGGCAAGAAATTCAAAATTGAAGTAGCCAGAAAAGTTATCAAGAAAGAGGAGGAGTAG